The genomic region CAAAACTAGTGTTACAGATCACCATTTGATGAGAGGAAGTTCTGCAtttaatatagaaaaaaatatagaataCACAGACAGGGACAGCCATTTGACAACTTATTTTAAGCCAGTTTTCTGATCCGTTCACCGTCATAACTTTGTCATCAATGATGCTACACCAAGAGTATTTAAAAAGGTAGCTGAAGCTGCTAAACGAGTTTCATTCGTACATTCACACAGCTGTCGGACAGAGATGGAAAAGCAAAGACAGAGGCGTTGCCGGCTTGTACTGGTTCCATTGCCATTCCAAGGACACATAAATCCGATGCTTCAGCTTGGATCCATTCTTCTCTCTAAGGGCTTCTCCATCACAGTTATTCACACTGCTTTCAACTCCCCTGACCCCTCAAACCATCCTGAATTTCATTTCGTATCCATACCTCATAACTTATCTGATCAAGTCATCTCTTCTGGCAATTTAGTACTTCTTATATCAGTTCTTAACGTGAATTGCCAAGCGCCCTTCCAGGAATGTTTGGTTCGGGTAGTGGAACAACAGGACGAACAAGAAGAGATTGCTTGCATTATCTATGATGAGTTAATGTACTTCTCTGAAGCAGCAGCAAAGTTTGTGAAGCTGCCAAGTATTATCTTTCGCACCACCAGTGCTTCAACATATATTTCTCGTAGCGGGATTCTCCAACTCAAAGCAGAAGGTATTCTTAGTTTGCAAGGTACGTGTGTTTAGCTACAGCATCTACAACTGTCAGTGAATTTTGAATGAAAGATTCCACTATACCATATTACCAACTTGAATTCCAAGTGTCCTTAGTTATGTTTATTGCCTGGTACTATTTTCTCCAGGCATGCTGCATTCTGGAGGGAGAACCAATATTTTGGGGCTCCCGATCTAGACTGTAGCATATTTGATCCTGGATTAGAATCACTGATACtggaaaattaaatttgttaaCTTAGGTTCAACATCGCAAGACTTGGTGCCTGGGCTTCATCCCCTCAGATTCAGGGATCTGCCTGTTTCCAAATTCGGAATACCAGAAAATTTCCTGCGGTTGATATCTAACATGAGCAAGACAAGAACATCTTCAGCTGTTATCTGGAACACTATTGATGTCCTTGAACAGTCATCACTACCAAAGATCCAAAAACAATGCCAAGTTCCAATATTTCCGATCGGTCCTTTGCACAAGGTCGCTCCAGCCTCCTCAAGCAGTTTGCTAAAGGAGGACACCGGCTGCATTACATGGCTTGACCAGCAAATTCAGAACTCAGTTCTATATATAAGCTTGGGGAGTGTAGCATCCATAGACAAGAAAGAGTTAGTTGAAATGGCTTGGGGTTTAGCCAACAGCAAGCAGCCATTCTTGTGGGTTATTAGGCCTGGGTTAGTTGACGATCTGGAATGGAACAAGCTGTTGCCTGAGGGTTTCATAGAAACTGTAGGAGAAAATGGCTGTATTGTAAAATGGGCACCCCAAACGGAGGTATTAGCACATGGTGCTGTGGGAGGGTTTTGGACCCATTGCGGTTGGAATTCAACACTGGAAAGCATATCAGAAGCGGTTCCAATGATCTGCAGACCATGTTTTGGCGATCAGAGGGTCAATGCAAGGTTTGTCAGTCACGAATGGAGGACCGGCTTACAATTGGAGAATCCATTTGAGAGAGGAAAGATAGAGAGAGCTATCAGGAGCCTAATGGTGGAAAAAGAAGGGGAAGAAATGAGGCAGAGGGCTTGGAATTTGAAGGAGATGGTTGAACTTTGCGTAAGAGAAGGGGGCTCTTCCTATGTTTCCTTGAATCAGTTAGTCGAGCTAATCATATCATTTTGATCACAGAGCTGGCATTGTTACGGCCACAGCTAGCATCCTTCTGAGCTAAAATATAGAGATGAAACTTTTGGAAACTTGTGAAAGGTTCCTAAATTACAACTTTAGGGGgaacaaaatttaaacatatCCGCCCAATTAGCAGCATTTACTTACATATCCAGGCAAGCACATTAACAGCGTAGCTTGGGAGAATTTGGCTGGTTTTAATAAGACAAAAGCAATTAATCAGGAAATTGGCCTGCCCTTTCAACAGCAATTATCAGCAATACAAATATCATTCAACAAATCCAATAAGCAAGGTCTCGTTATATCTTATGGTAAAAATATTAGGTTACAAGAGTGCAGAGGAAGATTTATCCATTCACATACAATTAGTCCATAAACAGTCACGTTTTAAGATTGTGCTCAAGTTATTTTGGTGTACAGTAGCAATTATACATCTTGAAATAACTGCATTCATTTGTCTACACAAGTCTGTGTTCTAAGTTAAAACAACCACATAAGGGAACTGTAAACACACCACTTAGCAGTGGAGCAGAGAGCTAAAATGATTGGCACAGATACTCTTCTTGGGCAACAATATGTCCCTGGAGTAATTCTGCAGCGTAGAAGCAAAAGAGAAAGATGGTTACATTGACAGTGACACTAATTACCATATCATTGAAAAAACTAGGGGGAAAAAATGGAAATATCAATGCATTCCAACTACCAAAGACAgatataaacaaaaacaacGAAAAGAGATAATATTTGTGCGGCAAAAGGCTTTACAGTTTTAAACAGGGCACATAACCCAAGAAGCAAGGAAACTAATTGGCTCAAGTATGGAGATAATTAGCAGCCATCATCAGCTCCAGAGTCAGTTCAGGTTCAATGTAGAACTCAGTCTCTTTACCCCTGACCAAATAGTAACATTCTGATCAGcgtaaaagaaaatagagagagctcataaacaaaactcaaagttcaaatatataaaaacagaggtgattcaagcaatcaacaaaagtaaaaaagtcCATTCATAGGCCTTGCAGAACAAAATAAGTTGGTTAGTTTGAGAAATCGTATAGTTGTTAAAAGTTCATACtgcataaaaattacaaatagcACTGATATGTGTGACTGATACCAAAACAAAACACAGCAAGAGAATATACAAGGCAATTCCTActtttttggtattttaaGTTCAAATATCTAATATCTGTACTCATCCATGTGGATGTAAACTATCACACAGGAAGAGGATAGCACACTCAATGATCCCATGCCTGTTCCATAATATCAAGCCAAGATCTATTTATCTTCGAACTAGTGCTTATTTTCAGATGATAATCCTGTTCATCAAGATTCCAACTACAGTATATAAAACAACCAGAATTGTTACAATATAACATGACAAATTGTTACTGAAGCATCTTAAATCGACAGATACATTATGTAAATGAGAGTGCTAAAAGCTTTATATTGCAAGGAAA from Theobroma cacao cultivar B97-61/B2 chromosome 9, Criollo_cocoa_genome_V2, whole genome shotgun sequence harbors:
- the LOC18590607 gene encoding UDP-glucose iridoid glucosyltransferase, giving the protein MEKQRQRRCRLVLVPLPFQGHINPMLQLGSILLSKGFSITVIHTAFNSPDPSNHPEFHFVSIPHNLSDQVISSGNLVLLISVLNVNCQAPFQECLVRVVEQQDEQEEIACIIYDELMYFSEAAAKFVKLPSIIFRTTSASTYISRSGILQLKAEGILSLQGSTSQDLVPGLHPLRFRDLPVSKFGIPENFLRLISNMSKTRTSSAVIWNTIDVLEQSSLPKIQKQCQVPIFPIGPLHKVAPASSSSLLKEDTGCITWLDQQIQNSVLYISLGSVASIDKKELVEMAWGLANSKQPFLWVIRPGLVDDLEWNKLLPEGFIETVGENGCIVKWAPQTEVLAHGAVGGFWTHCGWNSTLESISEAVPMICRPCFGDQRVNARFVSHEWRTGLQLENPFERGKIERAIRSLMVEKEGEEMRQRAWNLKEMVELCVREGGSSYVSLNQLVELIISF